One Symphalangus syndactylus isolate Jambi chromosome 9, NHGRI_mSymSyn1-v2.1_pri, whole genome shotgun sequence DNA segment encodes these proteins:
- the LOC129490271 gene encoding EKC/KEOPS complex subunit LAGE3-like: MWDADADAVGGASCGDGQGDHNCPGAADTLAAPASGAPPPHASDPGRGAASVARGPGMRPHIFTLSVPFPTPLEAEIAHGSLAPDAEPHQRVVRRDLTVSGRILAVRWKAEDCRLLRISVINFLDHLSLVVRTLQHFGTPVSH, translated from the coding sequence ATGTGGGACGCGGATGCAGACGCAGTCGGAGGCGCCAGCTGCGGGGATGGCCAGGGTGATCACAACTGCCCCGGGGCCGCCGACACCCTGGCAGCTCCGGCCAGCGGAGCTCCCCCACCGCACGCGTCAGATCCTGGCAGAGGCGCCGCGTCTGTGGCCAGGGGGCCGGGAATGCGGCCGCACATATTCACCCTCAGCGTGCCTTTCCCGACCCCCTTAGAGGCGGAAATTGCCCATGGGTCCCTGGCTCCAGATGCCGAGCCCCACCAAAGGGTGGTTCGGCGGGATCTCACAGTGAGCGGCAGGATCCTGGCCGTCCGCTGGAAAGCTGAAGACTGTCGCCTGCTCCGAATTTCCGTTATCAACTTTCTTGACCATCTTTCTCTGGTGGTGCGGACCCTGCAGCACTTTGGGACCCCCGTTTCCCACTAA
- the DNAJA1 gene encoding dnaJ homolog subfamily A member 1 — MVKETTYYDVLGVKPNATQEELKKAYRKLALKYHPDKNPNEGEKFKQISQAYEVLSDAKKRELYDKGGEQAIKEGGAGGGFGSPMDIFDMFFGGGGRMQRERRGKNVVHQLSVTLEDLYNGATRKLALQKNVICDKCEGRGGKKGAVECCPNCRGTGMQIRIHQIGPGMVQQIQSVCMECQGHGERISPKDRCKSCNGRKIVREKKILEVHIDKGMKDGQKITFHGEGDQEPGLEPGDIIIVLDQKDHAVFTRRGEDLFMCMDIQLVEALCGFQKPISTLDNRTIVITSHPGQIVKHGDIKCVLNEGMPIYRRPYEKGRLIIEFKVNFPENGFLSPDKLSLLEKLLPERKEVEETDEMDQVELVDFDPNQERRRHYNGEAYEDDEHHPRGGVQCQTS, encoded by the exons ATGGTGAAAGAAACAACTTACTACGATGTTTTGGGAGTCAAACCCAATGCTACTCAGGAAGAATTGAAAAAGGCTTATAGGAAACTGGCCTTGAAGTACCATCCTGATAAGAATCCAAATGAAGGAGAGAAG TTTAAACAGATTTCTCAAGCTTATGAAGTTCTCTCtgatgcaaagaaaagggaattatATGACAAAGGAGGAGAACAGGCAATTAAAGAGGGTGGAGCAGGTGGCGGTTTTGGCTCCCCCATGGACATCTTTGATATGTTttttggaggaggaggaaggatgcagagagaaaggagag GTAAAAATGTTGTACATCAGCTCTCAGTAACCCTAGAAGACTTATATAATGGTGCAACAAGAAAACTGGCTCTGCAAAAGAATGTGATTTGTGACAAATGTGAAG gtaGAGGAGGTAAGAAAGGAGCAGTAGAGTGCTGTCCCAATTGCCGAGGTACTGGAATGCAAATAAGAATTCATCAGATAGGACCTGGAATGGTTCAGCAAATTCAGTCTGTGTGCATGGAGTGCCAGGGCCATGGGGAGCGGATCAGTCCTAAAGATAGATGTAAAAGCTGCAACGGAAGGAAGATAGTTCGAGAGAAGAAGATTCTAGAAGTTCATATTGACAAAG gcaTGAAAGATGGCCAGAAGATAACATTCCATGGTGAAGGAGACCAAGAACCAGGACTGGAGCCAGGCGATATTATCATTGTGTTAGATCAGAAGGACCATGCTGTTTTTACTCG ACGAGGAGAAGACCTTTTCATGTGTATGGACATACAGCTGGTTGAAGCATTGTGTGGCTTCCAGAAGCCAATATCTACTCTTGACAACCGAACCATCGTCATCACCTCTCATCCAG GTCAGATTGTCAAGCATGGAGATATCAAGTGTGTACTAAATGAAGGCATGCCAATTTATCGTAGACCATATGAAAAGGGTCGCCTAATCATCGAATTTAAG GTAAACTTTCCTGAGAATGGCTTTCTCTCTCCTGATAAACTGTCTTTGCTGGAAAAACTCCTACCTGAGAGGAAGGAAGTGGAAGAGACTGATGAGATGGATCAAGTAGAACTGGTGGACTTTGATCCAAATCAGGAAAGACGGCGCCATTACAATGGAGAAGCATATGAGGATGATGAACATCATCCCAGAGGTGGTGTTCAGTGTCAGACCTCTTAA